The proteins below are encoded in one region of Tistrella bauzanensis:
- a CDS encoding ABC transporter permease, producing the protein MTTAPDLPARAGIAPTVRRRRRWPRLKAGRLLLWFSAGWLALMLVAALGAGYLAPYAYDALDLRQRLAPPAGLGGGMLHPLGTDDLGRDMLSRLLVSIRISLTIAFASTAIAMVIGTTAGFLAAHFRGWIEQALLVLIDLQAAIPFMIFALAVLAFFGNDLLLFVVLMGFHGWEKIARIARGLALSAGGQGYVAAAGDLGAGPVRIYLRHVLPNMAGTLIVSATLNFPEIMLIESGLSFLGLGVQPPLASLGNMVGYGRDYLEVAPWIPLLPALVIVTTALAVGLLGDLLRDRLDAPLA; encoded by the coding sequence ATGACCACTGCCCCTGATCTGCCCGCGCGCGCCGGCATCGCCCCCACCGTTCGGCGTCGGCGGCGGTGGCCGCGATTGAAGGCCGGGCGCCTGCTGCTCTGGTTCTCGGCGGGCTGGCTGGCGCTGATGCTGGTGGCGGCGCTGGGCGCCGGTTATCTGGCGCCCTATGCCTATGACGCGCTCGACCTGCGCCAGCGGCTGGCGCCGCCGGCGGGCCTGGGCGGCGGCATGCTCCATCCGCTCGGCACCGACGATCTGGGCCGCGACATGCTCTCGCGGCTTCTGGTCTCGATCCGGATCAGCCTGACCATCGCCTTCGCCTCGACGGCGATCGCCATGGTGATCGGCACGACCGCTGGCTTTCTGGCGGCGCATTTCCGCGGCTGGATCGAACAGGCGCTGTTGGTTCTGATCGACCTGCAGGCGGCGATCCCGTTCATGATCTTCGCGCTGGCGGTGCTCGCCTTCTTCGGCAACGACCTGCTGCTGTTCGTGGTGCTGATGGGCTTCCATGGCTGGGAGAAAATCGCCCGCATCGCGCGCGGACTGGCGCTTTCAGCCGGGGGCCAGGGTTATGTCGCGGCGGCGGGCGACCTGGGCGCCGGACCGGTCCGGATCTATCTGCGCCATGTGCTGCCCAACATGGCGGGCACGTTGATCGTGTCGGCCACGCTCAACTTTCCCGAAATCATGCTGATCGAAAGCGGGTTGTCGTTTCTGGGGCTCGGCGTGCAGCCGCCGCTGGCCAGCCTTGGCAACATGGTGGGCTATGGCCGTGATTATCTGGAAGTCGCGCCCTGGATTCCGCTACTTCCCGCACTGGTCATCGTAACGACCGCGCTCGCGGTCGGCCTTCTGGGAGATCTGCTGCGCGACCGGCTGGATGCGCCCCTCGCCTGA
- a CDS encoding ABC transporter permease — MTGFVVSRLLRAALTLLLIVSLAFVVLRASGDPALLILSVDAPAEAIEAFRKAWGLDQPLWLQYLHYLRAVATGDLGQSMLDGRPAVDVVFERIPATLMITVPALVMKLAIGLPAGIHAALHRDAAGDRVTMAAAMIGHAMPSFVFALLLVLVFSVELGWLPSAGSGAGSGAGLEDWRHAVMPVVTLGVAGAAAVARFSRSAMIEVLGRPYIRTASAKGLVWRRVVRDHALPNAAIPTVTLLGFLLGGLIAGAVVVETVFAWPGIGRLMVTAVANRDLAVVQTILLLAGATMVAANLAIDLAYGWLDPRIRRAGGAGSLIEDPS; from the coding sequence ATGACGGGGTTCGTGGTCTCACGCCTGCTCAGGGCCGCGCTCACCCTGTTGCTGATTGTCAGCCTCGCCTTCGTCGTGCTCAGGGCCTCGGGCGATCCGGCGCTGCTGATCTTGTCGGTCGATGCACCGGCCGAGGCGATCGAGGCGTTCCGCAAGGCCTGGGGCCTGGACCAGCCGCTGTGGCTGCAATACCTGCACTATCTGCGCGCGGTGGCGACCGGCGATCTCGGCCAGTCGATGCTCGACGGCCGGCCGGCGGTGGATGTGGTGTTCGAACGCATCCCGGCGACGCTGATGATCACCGTGCCGGCGCTGGTGATGAAGCTGGCGATCGGCCTGCCGGCCGGCATCCATGCGGCGCTGCACCGCGATGCCGCCGGCGACCGGGTGACCATGGCGGCGGCGATGATCGGCCATGCGATGCCAAGCTTCGTCTTCGCCCTGCTGCTGGTGCTGGTGTTCTCGGTGGAACTGGGCTGGCTGCCCTCGGCCGGATCGGGGGCGGGGTCTGGAGCCGGGTTGGAGGATTGGCGCCATGCGGTGATGCCGGTCGTCACTCTTGGCGTTGCCGGCGCCGCGGCGGTGGCGCGGTTCAGCCGCTCGGCGATGATCGAGGTGCTGGGCCGGCCCTATATCCGCACCGCATCGGCCAAGGGTCTGGTCTGGCGGCGGGTGGTGCGCGATCACGCCCTGCCCAATGCCGCGATCCCCACCGTCACCCTGCTGGGCTTCCTGCTGGGCGGGTTGATCGCGGGGGCGGTGGTGGTGGAAACCGTGTTTGCCTGGCCCGGCATCGGGCGGTTGATGGTAACGGCGGTCGCGAACCGCGATCTGGCCGTGGTCCAGACCATCCTGCTGCTGGCCGGCGCCACCATGGTTGCCGCCAATCTCGCGATCGATCTGGCCTATGGCTGGCTCGATCCGCGCATCCGCCGCGCCGGCGGCGCCGGCAGCCTGATCGAGGATCCGTCATGA
- a CDS encoding ABC transporter ATP-binding protein: MDAPFVAVDDLACHFRGRATGLPLPFLRRPAPTVAPVDGVSFQIPRGGTLGLVGESGCGKSTTARAVLGLTPITRGRVTVDGQPVPRRRDAAWRHARRRMQMVYQDTLGALDPRLPVLAQLREPLDIHRIGDSRDRDDRALTLLREVGLDGAVARRRPQELSGGQRQRVVLARALILDPAFLVCDEPVSALDVSVQAQVLNLLDDLRQMRGLTTLFISHDLKVVRQVSDRVAVMYLGRIVEQGPVDMVLHQPLHPYSRALVASVAGRRDTAGLATGRVRLAGDPPDPARRPQGCAFHPRCPLTTGLCRTTPPPMRPAGADRMVACHQVAETGSAAAAAFIPGDRDIRPLAASGGGR, translated from the coding sequence ATCGACGCTCCCTTCGTGGCCGTCGACGACCTCGCCTGCCATTTCCGCGGCCGCGCGACCGGCCTGCCGCTGCCGTTTCTGCGGCGCCCGGCGCCGACGGTGGCGCCGGTCGACGGGGTCAGTTTCCAGATCCCGCGCGGCGGCACGCTGGGCCTTGTCGGTGAAAGCGGCTGCGGCAAGTCGACCACCGCGCGCGCGGTGCTGGGCCTGACCCCGATCACCCGTGGCCGGGTCACCGTCGACGGCCAGCCGGTGCCGCGCCGGCGCGATGCCGCATGGCGCCATGCGCGGCGCCGGATGCAGATGGTCTATCAGGACACGCTGGGCGCGCTGGACCCGCGCCTGCCGGTTCTGGCCCAGCTTCGCGAACCGCTCGACATCCACCGGATCGGCGACAGCCGCGACCGCGACGACCGGGCGCTCACCCTGCTGCGCGAGGTGGGGCTGGACGGCGCCGTCGCCCGCCGCCGGCCGCAGGAACTCTCGGGCGGTCAGCGCCAGCGCGTGGTGCTGGCGCGGGCGCTGATCCTGGATCCGGCGTTTCTGGTCTGCGACGAGCCAGTCTCGGCGCTGGATGTCTCGGTGCAGGCGCAGGTGTTGAACCTGCTCGACGATCTGCGCCAGATGCGCGGGCTGACCACGCTGTTCATCAGCCACGATCTGAAGGTGGTGCGTCAGGTGTCGGACCGGGTGGCGGTGATGTATCTGGGCCGGATCGTCGAACAGGGGCCGGTCGACATGGTGCTGCACCAGCCTTTGCACCCCTATAGCCGGGCGCTGGTCGCATCGGTGGCGGGCCGGCGCGATACGGCCGGCCTTGCCACCGGCCGGGTGCGGCTGGCCGGCGATCCGCCCGATCCGGCACGCCGGCCCCAGGGCTGCGCCTTCCATCCCCGTTGCCCGCTGACGACCGGTCTGTGCCGGACCACCCCGCCGCCGATGCGCCCGGCGGGCGCCGACCGCATGGTCGCCTGCCATCAGGTCGCGGAGACCGGAAGCGCCGCCGCCGCCGCCTTCATCCCCGGTGACCGCGACATCCGGCCGCTGGCCGCATCCGGAGGTGGGCGATGA